One segment of Solanum lycopersicum chromosome 1, SLM_r2.1 DNA contains the following:
- the LOC138342228 gene encoding uncharacterized mitochondrial protein AtMg00810-like, translating to MGKEFEMSMMGELTFFMGLQIKQSSNGISTSQEKYIKVLLKKFNMFDSIPIDTTMGTNSKLIEDEYDFLVNQTMYRGIIGSLLYLTVSRPDIAEKWILRYLKKRGELVLFYPTGDNFDLVGFADADFAGYQVD from the exons ATGGGAAAGGAATTTGagatgagcatgatgggtgaaTTGACCTTCTTTATGGGGCtacaaatcaagcaatcatcaaatggaaTCTCAACCAGTCAGGAGAAGTACATTAAGGTGttgttgaagaaattcaatatgtttgattcaaTACCTATCGACACTACTATGGGAACAAACTCCAAGCTTATAGAAGATGAATATGATTTTCTTGTGAATCAAACCATGTATAGGGGAATCATTGGATCCCTATTGTATCTGACTGTTAGCAGACCTGATATC GCTGAAAAATGGATTCTAAGATATTTGAAGAAAAGAGGGGAGCTGGTCCTTTTCTACCCAACAGGTGACAATTTTGATCTTGTTggttttgcagatgctgatttCGCTGGTTATCAAGTTGATTGA